A single window of Anomaloglossus baeobatrachus isolate aAnoBae1 chromosome 9, aAnoBae1.hap1, whole genome shotgun sequence DNA harbors:
- the NLGN3 gene encoding neuroligin-3 isoform X4, translated as MVYIHGGSYMEGSGNMIDASVLASYGNVIAITLNYRVGVLGFLSTGDQAAKGNYGLLDQIQALRWVSENVAFFGGDPRRITVFGSGIGASCVSLLTLSHHSEGLFQRAIIQSGSALSSWAVNYQPVKYTRLLAEKVGCNVLDTVDMVDCLRQKNAKELVEQDIQPARYHVAFGPVIDGDVIPDDPEILMEQGEFLNYDIMLGVNQGEGLKFVENVVDAEDGVSGSDFDYSVSNFVDNLYGYPEGKDTLRETIKFMYTDWADRDNSETRRKTLVALFTDHQWVEPSVVTADLHARYGSPTYFYAFYHHCQSLMKPVWSDAAHGDEVAYVFGVPMVGPTDLFPCNFSKNDVMLSAVVMTYWTNFAKTGDPNKPVPQDTKFIHTKANKFEEVEWLKYSPRDQSYLHIGLKPRVRDHYRATKVAFWKHLVPHLYNLHDMFHYTSTTTKVPPSDTTQNSHHTRRPKVWDTKRPAISPTLNGPASKWNPDLDPVDPVVIQDPRDYSTELSVTIAVGASLLFLNVLAFAALYYRNDKRRQDTQRQPSPQRVSATRDPTHSPVPPEELNSLQINAGHPDCEGGGVSSHDNLRMATLPDYTLTLRRSPDDIPLMTPNTITMIPNSLVGLQSLHPYNTFSAGFNSTGLPHSHSTTRV; from the exons GATTCTTAAGCACTGGAGATCAAGCAGCTAAAGGAAATTATGGACTTCTTGATCAAATTCAGGCTCTTCGTTGGGTGAGCGAGAATGTGGCATTTTTTGGAGGTGACCCTCGCAGAATCACGGTGTTTGGCTCTGGCATTGGAGCCTCTTGTGTCAGTCTCCTCACTCTTTCTCATCACTCTGAAG GTCTGTTCCAGAGAGCTATCATACAGAGCGGTTCAGCTCTCTCCAGCTGGGCAGTTAATTACCAGCCCGTTAAATATACACGATTGCTTGCAGAAAAAGTGGGTTGTAATGTGCTAGACACTGTCGACATGGTTGATTGCCTTCGCCAGAAAAATGCCAAAGAGTTGGTGGAGCAAGATATTCAACCAGCTCGGTATCATGTAGCATTTGGTCCAGTTATCGATGGAGACGTCATTCCAGATGATCCTGAGATTCTGATGGAGCAAGGAGAATTTCTCAACTATGATATAATGTTGGGAGTGAACCAAGGTGAAGGCCTCAAGTTTGTGGAGAATGTAGTAGATGCAGAGGATGGTGTGTCTGGGAGTGATTTTGATTACTCAGTTTCAAATTTTGTGGATAACCTGTATGGATACCCAGAGGGGAAAGACACACTTCGAGAGACTATCAAGTTCATGTACACAGATTGGGCAGACAGAGACAATTCCGAGACCCGTCGAAAGACATTAGTTGCATTGTTCACTGACCACCAGTGGGTGGAGCCATCTGTGGTAACAGCCGATTTACACGCTCGATATGGCTCACCAACTTATTTTTATGCCTTCTATCATCACTGCCAGAGCCTGATGAAGCCAGTATGGTCTGATGCAGCCCATGGAGATGAGGTGGCCTATGTATTTGGTGTCCCCATGGTGGGTCCAACAGATTTGTTTCCCTGCAATTTTTCCAAGAATGACGTGATGTTAAGCGCTGTGGTCATGACCTACTGGACCAACTTTGCCAAAACTGG TGACCCCAACAAGCCTGTGCCACAAGATACCAAGTTCATCCACACAAAAGCAAACAAATTTGAGGAGGTGGAATGGCTTAAATACAGTCCACGGGATCAAAGTTATCTACACATTGGCCTAAAACCACGTGTTCGTGATCACTACCGCGCGACCAAAGTAGCATTTTGGAAACACCTGGTTCCACACCTATATAATCTACATGATATGTTTCATTATACTTCGACTACCACCAAGGTGCCACCATCTGATACTACCCAGAATTCACACCATACCCGCCGGCCAAAGGTTTGGGATACTAAACGACCAGCTATTTCTCCCACACTTAATGGTCCAGCATCCAAGTGGAATCCAGACCTGGACCCAGTGGACCCGGTTGTGATACAGGATCCAAGGGACTATTCTACTGAACTTAGTGTTACTATCGCAGTTGGAGCCTCTCTTTTGTTTCTTAATGTGCTGGCTTTTGCTGCACTGTACTACCGTAATGATAAACGTCGTCAAGACACACAGCGACAGCCTAGTCCACAGCGTGTTTCAGCCACGCGGGATCCAACACACAGCCCTGTACCTCCTGAGGAGCTCAATTCTCTACAGATAAATGCTGGACACCCTGATTGTGAGGGAGGAGGAGTCTCCAGTCATGATAACCTGCGTATGGCTACTCTTCCTGACTACACACTTACTTTACGTCGTTCTCCAGACGATATTCCACTTATGACACCTAACACCATCACCATGATTCCAAATTCTCTGGTGGGACTGCAAAGCCTTCATCCATACAACACCTTTTCCGCAGGCTTCAACAGCACTGGCCTCCCCCATTCACACTCCACCACTAGAGTATAG